A section of the Aminivibrio pyruvatiphilus genome encodes:
- a CDS encoding alginate O-acetyltransferase AlgX-related protein codes for MVEFPALKIGTGFRKGFESYLSDRIGFRVEMLDVYQRINADIFKKLVHPSYMFGEDGYVFFKGGYISDYQHLNINEAYIEKCASYIDSIYRYLEKRKIKFLYFFIPDKKTVYKEYFPKTIHVKGSQSQAQILLEKLERKGVPFVFPLEQFLEAKKNLQIYNKQYDAGHWNDHGALIGHSLILQRLREYFPEIDPVEKRNFTISTTTKTSLPVSHFRISEDVPVYKIKKSEMRQIADFENFIKKRRVLVYRNLQKPDKPKIMIFHDSYFLKLNEYYGSNFSEIIAIHSFDNLKNIEEFVNFFEPDVVLLENVERVISPQSMLFSLKNMQHTVLSDFSLLNLPVSEKTPKVRFVGKHNEIVVSRNESVCAIAGNALDPDGKAGKALFAKVGTSIFPMQYSNDVEKERGNFAISLRREILDNAEEISFSLISSDGKTKFKAVAFPIVKK; via the coding sequence TTGGTTGAATTCCCTGCGTTAAAAATTGGGACAGGTTTTAGAAAAGGATTTGAATCTTATCTTTCCGACCGAATTGGATTCAGGGTGGAAATGCTTGACGTTTATCAGAGAATTAACGCGGATATTTTTAAAAAGCTGGTTCACCCAAGCTATATGTTTGGGGAGGATGGGTACGTATTCTTTAAAGGAGGGTATATTTCTGATTATCAGCATTTGAACATCAATGAAGCCTATATTGAGAAATGTGCAAGTTACATAGATAGTATCTACCGTTACTTGGAAAAGAGAAAGATCAAATTTTTGTATTTTTTTATCCCGGATAAGAAGACTGTTTACAAAGAATATTTCCCTAAAACGATTCACGTTAAGGGATCCCAATCACAAGCACAGATCCTGCTCGAAAAATTAGAGAGAAAAGGGGTTCCTTTTGTGTTCCCTCTCGAACAATTTCTTGAAGCGAAAAAAAACCTCCAAATCTACAATAAGCAGTATGATGCCGGCCATTGGAATGATCACGGAGCACTTATCGGTCATTCTTTAATTCTTCAAAGATTGAGGGAGTACTTTCCAGAAATCGATCCTGTTGAGAAAAGGAATTTTACGATTTCAACAACCACTAAGACTTCCCTGCCAGTTTCTCATTTTCGGATAAGTGAAGATGTGCCAGTTTATAAGATCAAAAAATCGGAGATGCGTCAAATTGCTGATTTTGAGAATTTCATAAAAAAAAGACGGGTGCTAGTTTACAGAAATCTTCAGAAGCCCGATAAACCGAAGATAATGATTTTCCACGACAGCTATTTCTTGAAATTGAATGAGTATTATGGCAGTAATTTCTCAGAGATAATCGCAATTCATAGCTTTGATAATCTGAAAAATATCGAGGAATTCGTTAATTTTTTCGAACCTGACGTCGTTTTGCTGGAAAATGTTGAAAGGGTTATTTCTCCTCAGAGTATGTTATTTTCTTTAAAAAATATGCAGCATACCGTTCTGTCGGATTTCTCTCTTCTCAATTTGCCGGTGTCGGAAAAAACGCCGAAAGTTCGATTTGTTGGAAAGCACAATGAAATTGTTGTCTCAAGAAATGAAAGCGTCTGTGCGATTGCTGGAAATGCTTTGGATCCTGATGGAAAAGCGGGGAAGGCACTTTTTGCAAAAGTTGGGACAAGTATTTTCCCCATGCAGTACTCTAATGATGTGGAAAAGGAGAGGGGGAATTTTGCAATTTCTCTACGAAGAGAAATTTTGGATAATGCAGAGGAAATTTCCTTTTCTTTAATTTCTTCAGATGGGAAAACCAAATTCAAAGCAGTCGCTTTTCCTATTGTGAAAAAATAG
- a CDS encoding DapH/DapD/GlmU-related protein yields MSVSKTVFISETAILGQNVVIEDDVEIALGVEIGHNVVIRRGVRIGENCKILDGAVLGKQPAKASLSATTGEPRVLPPLVLGRAVTIGANCVIYRGAVLGDGVFVGDLASIREDVAIGELTIIGRGVTIENKTTIGRKCKIETEAYITAMSTVEDYCFIAPCVAFTNDNFLGRTEQRKKHFGGPTLKKGARIGANATLLPGVTVGEDALVAAGSVVTKDVPARTIVVGSPAKVLRPVPEEQLIENQIFFDK; encoded by the coding sequence ATGAGCGTTTCGAAGACGGTATTCATTTCCGAAACAGCGATCCTCGGCCAAAACGTGGTCATCGAAGACGACGTTGAGATTGCCCTCGGAGTCGAGATCGGCCACAACGTGGTCATCCGGCGGGGTGTCCGCATCGGCGAAAACTGCAAGATCCTCGACGGGGCCGTGCTCGGCAAGCAGCCGGCAAAAGCGTCCCTCTCCGCCACCACGGGAGAACCCAGAGTTCTCCCCCCCCTCGTTCTGGGGCGTGCCGTCACCATCGGCGCCAACTGTGTCATTTACCGGGGAGCCGTCCTGGGCGACGGGGTCTTCGTGGGGGACCTCGCCTCAATCCGCGAGGACGTTGCCATAGGCGAGCTCACCATCATCGGCCGGGGCGTCACCATTGAGAACAAGACAACCATCGGCCGGAAATGCAAGATCGAGACCGAGGCCTACATTACTGCCATGTCCACCGTGGAAGATTACTGCTTCATCGCTCCCTGCGTGGCCTTCACCAATGACAATTTCCTCGGCCGCACCGAGCAGCGGAAAAAGCACTTCGGCGGCCCCACCCTGAAAAAGGGTGCCCGGATAGGCGCCAACGCCACCCTGCTTCCGGGAGTGACCGTTGGAGAAGATGCCCTCGTCGCCGCCGGCAGCGTGGTCACGAAAGACGTTCCTGCCCGGACGATCGTCGTGGGTTCTCCCGCGAAGGTTCTCCGGCCCGTCCCTGAAGAGCAGCTCATCGAAAATCAAATATTCTTCGACAAATAA